tatatatatatatatattactcatTGTGTGCTCTCCCTTTTTCTGTATGATCGCCTTCCGTCGCTATCACGACAAGATTTCAgttaagacaaaaaaaaagtcaaatcaAACAAAATCATATTTTCTCATGATACTTTCTTCTATGAAtgggggaaaaataaaaaaaataaaatgagaaagttttttataaatctacaaaataaataaataaaaaagaaataataaaaaagaaataataataataaaaataataataataataataataataataataataataataataataataataataaaacaacccCCCTGAGACAGGCCTCGATCTTTATGAAACATGATGGCCGATAATATTCAACACATCGATCGTGGCGCTCTATCGGCCAACGAGATtttcaaagatattaaatttctaataaaaaaatcatggTACTCCGTTCTGAACAGTCAACAATTATTGTACTATATAACACTCTCACGTCAAATAACATCGCTGATACAAATCAACGattcttttatgtatatttatatatatcataatttagaaagtttttattttagaaaagataatcatctaataggaatgataaatgTAGACACCTTAGACTGTCCGTTACCTAGAAATACGAGAATTCTACTTTTAGCGAGTTATAAGCATTTGTTATCCCCATTAgatttcttcatcttctttcctctttccattatctttttctacttccttCCTGAGCTAGACTTTCTTTTCTGCGTCGTTGCGTTTGATACGAGACACCCAAGAGATGGTATCGTGCTAACGTTTTCGTATCGAAGCTCAACTTCAATGTCGCAGAGATAAAGCATCACGATgaaattgaagaagaagaagaagaaaggagagagagagagagagagagagagagagagagagagagagagagagagagagagagagagagaatcactTTCGGTAGGCGATACGAGGCAAATTCTTGAGCTCTGGAGAAGCTTGTGGCGCAAcgaagtctctctctttctctttctctctctctctctctctctctctctttctctctagcgTACCGGAGCGAATGCCgatgattcttctttcttactcgGAGTCGGCTATTTTCGACCGAGGACTATTTTCGAGGGGGACTCGTCACGCGGTTTCGCCGCGGTTTTAGTGCGAGTTTGCGCCAGATGGCCGGTGCaacgtcttcgtcgtcgtcgtcgtcgtcgtcgtcgtcgtcgtcgtcgtcctcctcgtcctcctacTCCTATTCCTCCTTCTCAGGGATAAAtcctcgtcttcgtcgtcgtcgccgtcgtcctcgttgtcgtcgtcgtcgtcgtcgccgtcgagGTCGTCGTCCAATCAATTGGAGAAAATCGAATCGAACggagaaattttatatctaaacgTAGCATCTTCCAGTTCctcttcgatcgatcgttatgGATCGATGGTTGCTCCTGAAAAGGATGCCAAAGAAGATGGTAGAAAGTGAGGAAGGTGAACGTTACTGGAGTGTAAATGAGACATCGTAAGGAAATACTTGCTCCGGTTATTAATCCAACACAGGAtaagaaaacgaaggaaaaaaagaagagtaagagACGAGGGGGCatgcgaaaagagaaaagttgaCCGATTCGTGAGAAATATACGGAAGATATCGGGAACGTCTCTTCTCTGACCCAGAAAACGCTTTAAAAGCTGGATCTAGAAATACGCGTTCCTTTTGGCAGCATGCGTGCGTCGTAAGTGAGAGACTTTAGACACGTCCATTATTCTATCTCGTATAAGTTTCGTGCCGTtatcggaaaagaaaaaataaaaaaagaaaaagaaaaacaagaaagaacaAACCAATAAGATAGAATCAATCCTGGATCATCCTGGGTGTTGGTTAACATACGACGGTGGCCCACCAATGACCAcctcgtcgtcttcttcttcgtctacgGTTTCATCATTTCCAACGATGAATGGACAAGAGTTAGGCTTGTTAATGCCTACTGCAGTTTCCTGGTGGCCAAGACAGGCCGTATGGGATAATTGGTTGCCAAGGAATGTCCCGgagacaacgatgacgacgacgatgacgatgacaacgatgacgagGGCGGCGACGAACATTCGATGCTTCGACGCTAAACTTGATGTCACGCCGGAGTCCAATGGCACGTCGACTTCAGAGGTAACACGTAAACGAGATGAGATttttggattattattattaattggattgtattctattttgttttgtttttttttcttggcgTGCGTGGATCTTGGCAGTGTGTGGAATTATGTCTtcaatctgttttttttcttatatgctTATGCTATCATGTGACCAATagcatttttaataatcctcCTTTTTTATCAATCCAAAAGTTagctatatatttttgataaactcATCATGCGGTTTGTTTACCAAaactaaaattatatatgtacatatatatatgtattgtaatcTACGAAGAGCCGGTATATTCATGTCTTTCATCACGATGCTCTCCCACAGAGAGTGTACGCCAACTTTAGTAGCACACTGGTATGGCCGCCGAGATACTGGCGCCATCTCTCGCCGATTTATATTCGTCTCTAAATccgagagaaaacgagagttacgatttctctctttctcggctctccctccctccctctctctctctctctctcactctctctctttttcattctctccctACATGAGTCTTTCGTCTTAGAAATACGCTTAACCCGATCTCCCGACCTATCCTTACTTAATCTAACCAGGAAACTAATCGGAACTAGAAAATTGCatataggaaaaaaattaaggaagaaaaaaaatgatagacaCTATTGGCTTATATTCAACGAGctaacaaatatatttgagAGAAATAatctgaaatattattttcttgtaacaaacgaaaaagatttattttgcTGTAAATTCACACAACACGTTTTGACcgtatcgttaattttgtcgATTGACTTCAACCGATTATGTTAACAAAGTTTGGTTTTTCATCATACGCCCACCAATCCTACCCATTgcaactattttttttttttgctattcttttgtttgtcTGAACAATTGAACGTCGACTGGTTAGGATCAATGCTACATCTACCGATAAAGCAATCGTCGTCAGTAAGATATATTATGCAAccaattcgttttcttttttttttttttttctatcggcAAAATCGAATGTCAAAAATTGTCGAATTCGTGATTTTATCGTATACGATTAAATAACAGTGTCCTACgaatatctacatatacaaCATAATATGCGCCATTGTGGAAGACGgggtaaaataataataatcgataacgaaaaaaaaaccaattcGATCTCTTAGTTacatatttcgaaatatatgtttcaaaaatatgtttcaaaattgtctattaaataaaaaaaatcgctgatgattacattgaaattaacaataagacTTCTACTTACGTGTGCTTTGTCGATCGAGAAGACTCACTCACTAAAATCAATTCCATAAATCGATCTTCCTCGGCTTAAACAGCGATACATCACGGAATAGAGACCTTCCCGTTTGAGTAACCCGATCTTAACGGTGACCTTTACACGCGTATGAGATCTTCCATTTTCAAAACAATGATCCCCGTTTCTTACTTGCTGAAAGATCACTTTCGAATGTCCAACAAATTCATGTTATTTCCCAAATTGcgcttatttatatatcggtAAATCGCGCAGTGCCCGTacaatatatatctcttttcgaAGGCATGACTACGACCTTGAAGAGACAAGCCGAGCTTTATTAATAGTTACGCGGAGAGTCCACGAACCCGCCCACTGATATGCGTCGACCGACGATGTCGACGATATGctctgctactactactactgctggtATTCTAGCCGGGCTCTCTGTTGGCGATCCTAGATCCTAATTTCTAATTCGATCTAAGCTCTTCTCGTGTCtttctcgatcgattgatcgatcgatcaaccCGTCCATCTTTGTATCGATCGTTTGATCGGatcgttctcgttctttttcctctACTCTTTCTTAATGGTCCACAAATATTACAATCAGTTTTGGGGTCGTCTAGTTCAACGATGTATCTCGGTCGATGACGAACTCCAATTCCACCGACGAGACGAAATGTCATTACATCTACTTAAAGCTATCGAAACCATTCCTTTCGTAATCTTTTTATCTGTGTCAAGGTACTACTAAGATCTGTGGATTAAGCTGGACTTATATTGTATCACTATGATAAAGTCATACCATATTGTTCTCTTAATATACCAGGAAATAAGAAATCTTTGCCAATTACGAGGACAATTTTCTTCATCTATGATcatatcaaattattaaaattttaaattctttcgatGTTATGTATACACATGTTTTTAGAATGAACCTACTCTCTTTTActaaattgttattagtattaatgttACTTATGACTAATATCTTCTAATAGGTTTTTTGGTCACTAGATtctgtttctctatttttttttctttttctcccctatATATTCATAACTTTATGATGTAGCAATTTCTCTTTAGATTTATATAGTATGTAACTATATTGTCTCATATTACCAATGATGAGGATCCTTTAAGTTCGACTAGAGGACAATTTACGTAATATCACACgctatcttctctttcttccctttttcgagtctctctctctctctccctcttttgctctcttactctcttactctttctcatcaagagagagagagagagagagagagagagagagagagagagagagagagagagagagagagagagagagagagagagagagagagagagagagagagagagagagagagagagagagagagagagagagagagagagagagaatgtgtagAACGAGCATCGCTAGGTTGGAGCGGGCTCGCGATCGCTCCTCGATATTTTTAGTGCGACGAGAGTATTTGGCGGGGCGTACCCGCGACTCCTCGCTcctctcttcgtcttcgtcttcgcgAACGTTTCTCAGCGTCCTCCTATGTTCGCGTCGTCTTCGTCGACGTGCCTTAGTGCCTCCGTTCGCGTCCCTCTCGATTGACGCGTTCGTCGCGATCGActtgtaaagagagagaaagagagaggagagtatCGCGTATGAGGGCTGATGAGTGGCACTCGTTTTCgcgcgaaaaagaaaaaagagaaaaagatccaAAACGCATTGGaggtctttctctttctctctctttctctttcgctctctctttctctgtctgtctttctttctctttctctctctctttctgtcttccaTTCGTCAAGAGTCTTGAGATAAATAACTTCGTCTTCGTCGATCATAATACGAATGTGTTGTTACCTTCTTCGATGATGACCTTGAATGATGTATCTCCTTCATCTCACGGTGGATCGAGCAATCTTCTTGGCCCTCGACCCTGACCATTCGGACTTCGTCCAACGAATCTATCATCGCTCGCGCTTAAATTCCACTTAATACGATTTTCTAATATAACTCgatattgaaatcaaaattGGTACAGGTGACACTTCGATCGtgcgtgttttttttttcttttttttcctccccttttttccttttaaatcaTTCGAGCTAAGTACACTGACTGGCTCGTCTTTCGTCGCGAATTAAACCAATTCTCTCCATTTGCTTTTGTGAACTATTACACGAATCTAAATCAGGATTTCGAGATTTGAGTTAGCAAAAGTGCAAGTTGGTTGTCACACGTTCTTTTATCGAGTTGAGTGGGAATTTTGtaagaggaaagaaacaaagaaaacggaaaggaaaaggaaatatcgaattacaaattaattcgATCTAGTCTGTTAACAGAGAGCAAGCTAACAGCTCTTCCTATTTACAAGTTAAGAGTGGAAAATTGATTTTGCTGAGCGAGGTAACAATCGAGTCGACCGTACCTCGGACGGTCGACTGATCGCCATTACCGATCGCCATTATCGATCATCGAACAAGATCTTGAaagttttcttctatttcatcATCATCGATCAGCAACGATGTTCATATTCGCGCAACGCGACGGTATGTCGACTAGCAGACAAGGATCGGCGTCACGACGTAGTCGTTATGCTCGTTCCTCGACAACGACCAGCGTGACACAGCTCTTAACTGATTCTTGCAGTAATTTGCTTCAGCGATTGACCACCAGGGTACGTGGCACTTCAACGgctaacgatcgatcgatcggaacAAGACGATCACCGAATGCTGGAAATTATCTTAGCAGTGCCAGAATTCGATTAGAAGATAAATATTCCTCTATATTGGATAAGTATACCAATAAGAAACATGCCAATGATAAAGAGAAGAGTATCGAGCTTGGTAATGGAAACGTTGCTGGTTATTcacgaagaaagaacgaacgagagCATAGCTTTAATCGAAGAGATTCTTATGGTAGGGAGGAGAAAACATTGGAACCATCGATGCCACGTTCTGTCATTAAAAGTCCCACCAGTGTACTTCTAAGCGAGAAAGCTTATCCTTACGTCAGTTCGGTTAACATTAGAGAGTCGAAACGTGAGAAAACACCTGGTTATCGTAGGACATCCGATAGACAAACACACTTAGGCTCGGAAGCTTATCGACGTTACGGTAGACACAAATCCGGTCACGCTGAGACACGCAATAGAAAGGTCAGGCCACATCGGAATGGTAAAAGCGAACAACTCGACAATTGCAGGTCGACCTCCCTTAGATCTTTAGCTCGTCCAAACAGAGTCGAACCTTTGAGCTTAGTCGCCGGCAAGGAAGTTCTTAGCGATCCAGAGAAAACACCAACCGGTAGCGGTATTGTGGACGATGCGATACCAAAGTACGAACCTAACTACGACGATAACGAGGAAGTTGATCCAGCTATTTCCGAAAGAGCAGCCAAACGCAAAGAGATACAAAGTTTGATTATGAAATATGCAGCTATGGATGAGGCTTACAGCGAATTAGCAACTGGTGGTGGTCAAGGAAATGCGAAACCAAGTACAACCGATATCATCGCCAGCAAGTATAAGAAGAATACTCGtggtagtaataacaaaaaggaaGTCACGAAGAATACATATGCATCGAATACTTCGTCGACTATCATTAACGAGGTGGATACGAACCACGCGATCGTAAGTTGTCGA
This is a stretch of genomic DNA from Vespa crabro chromosome 3, iyVesCrab1.2, whole genome shotgun sequence. It encodes these proteins:
- the LOC124422442 gene encoding dual specificity protein kinase CLK2 isoform X6 encodes the protein MFIFAQRDGMSTSRQGSASRRSRYARSSTTTSVTQLLTDSCSNLLQRLTTRVRGTSTANDRSIGTRRSPNAGNYLSSARIRLEDKYSSILDKYTNKKHANDKEKSIELGNGNVAGYSRRKNEREHSFNRRDSYGREEKTLEPSMPRSVIKSPTSVLLSEKAYPYVSSVNIRESKREKTPGYRRTSDRQTHLGSEAYRRYGRHKSGHAETRNRKVRPHRNGKSEQLDNCRSTSLRSLARPNRVEPLSLVAGKEVLSDPEKTPTGSGIVDDAIPKYEPNYDDNEEVDPAISERAAKRKEIQSLIMKYAAMDEAYSELATGGGQGNAKPSTTDIIASKYKKNTRGSNNKKEVTKNTYASNTSSTIINEVDTNHAISPRPPSVEDDEDGHLVYQSGDILANRYKVLATLGEGTFGKVVKVKDMQMDHVMALKIIKNVEKYREAAKLEINALEKIAAKDPEGHHLCVKMLDWFNYHGHMCIAFEMLGLSVFDFLRDNNYQPYPLEHVRHMGYQLCYAVKFLHDNKLTHTDLKPENILFVDSDYESTYNSKKRKDVRRVKRTDIRLIDFGSATFDHEHHSTIVSTRHYRAPEVILELGWSQPCDVWSIGCILFELYLGITLFQTHDNREHLAMMERILGTIPHRMARKTKTKYFYYGKLDWDDKSSAGRYVRDNCKPLYRYLLSDDDEHRQLFDLIKRMLEYEPSQRIALKDALQHPFFDSLPAHQRLTDPRAAGDSQQSHERSHSLSR